A genomic window from Gammaproteobacteria bacterium includes:
- a CDS encoding PTS fructose transporter subunit IIA: MSIGLLTITHNNIGHEVLAAAQLIVAKKPLKSESIGVKSSDDPTRLLEKTERLLEQLDSGDGVLILTDIFGSTPCNIAKQLSHKHQLQVLGGLNLAMMVRIFNYAHLPLDQLTEKAIEGAHNGIMQC, encoded by the coding sequence ATGAGCATTGGATTATTAACCATCACACATAACAACATCGGCCATGAAGTACTGGCTGCGGCTCAGCTTATCGTTGCCAAGAAGCCACTGAAAAGCGAATCAATCGGAGTCAAAAGCAGCGACGATCCCACTCGCCTGCTGGAAAAAACAGAACGGCTGCTCGAACAGTTGGATTCAGGCGATGGGGTATTAATTTTAACCGACATTTTCGGCTCCACTCCCTGCAATATCGCCAAACAGCTGAGCCATAAACACCAGCTACAGGTGCTTGGCGGCCTAAACCTCGCCATGATGGTGCGTATTTTTAACTACGCCCATCTGCCTCTTGATCAACTGACAGAAAAAGCCATTGAAGGGGCTCACAACGGCATTATGCAATGTTAA
- a CDS encoding HPr family phosphocarrier protein: protein MLSSDVEIINRLGLHARAAAKFVNIASGFHSHVELENNGRSVNGKSIMGVMMLAASRGTTLRLLVDGDDESEASQQLIELINDRFGEGE, encoded by the coding sequence ATGCTCAGCAGTGACGTCGAAATCATTAACCGGCTCGGCTTACACGCCCGAGCCGCAGCCAAATTTGTCAATATCGCCTCGGGGTTTCACAGCCACGTCGAACTGGAAAACAACGGCCGCAGCGTCAATGGCAAAAGTATTATGGGGGTGATGATGTTGGCGGCCAGTCGCGGTACCACACTGCGCCTGCTGGTGGACGGTGACGACGAGAGCGAAGCCAGCCAACAGTTGATCGAGCTGATCAACGACCGTTTTGGTGAAGGTGAATAG
- the ptsP gene encoding phosphoenolpyruvate--protein phosphotransferase has product MSLLFNGIGVSRGFAIGKVHLLQRDQLDISQQQLEQQQINAEIERFLSAVDLALQQLRSVRDNIPHNTPVEISEFIDTHLLMLDDPMLKEAPTRIIVEQQCNAEWALKLQRDAVVEVFERMDDPYLRTRKDDIDHVVQRIQRILLKKEPLEEPENISFLHGSIVIADDLTPADMIVMQHQGIVGFITESGGPLSHTAILARSLGIPAIVGVHQARHYIKDGEEVILNGYSGLILATPDDKAITHFRSQQQAQEQQRLQLNDLKDADTITLDGTPVILHANIESAHDIDALHAVKAHGVGLYRTEFLYLNRNDIPSEEEHYQNYLNIVTALQGAPLTIRTVDLGADKEIQSDNERPLAHNPALGLRGIRRCLNEPALFMPQLRAILRASAKGPVKILLPMISNLSEIHQSLELLEVSKQSLQYSGLPFDPQIEVGAMIEVPAAAISAHDFAQAVDFLSIGTNDLIQYTLAMDRIDDEVNYLYDPLHPAVLTLINHVIEAGKSAKIPVSMCGEMAGDPRYVRLLLSLGLRTFSMPPNSVLEVKQVINNSHLDNLKESAQAILHCSEPLQQATLLQQLNLGIEPQSFYSQAAR; this is encoded by the coding sequence GTGAGCCTGCTCTTCAACGGCATCGGTGTTTCACGCGGTTTTGCCATTGGCAAAGTACACCTGTTGCAGCGCGACCAGTTGGACATTTCTCAGCAACAACTCGAACAACAGCAGATCAATGCAGAGATTGAACGCTTCTTATCGGCGGTTGACCTTGCCCTGCAACAGCTGCGTTCGGTACGTGACAACATACCGCACAACACCCCTGTAGAGATTAGCGAATTTATCGACACTCATCTGCTGATGTTGGACGATCCCATGCTCAAAGAGGCTCCCACCCGCATTATTGTCGAGCAGCAGTGCAATGCCGAATGGGCGTTAAAACTGCAAAGAGATGCCGTTGTCGAGGTCTTTGAACGTATGGATGACCCCTACCTTCGCACCCGCAAAGACGACATTGATCACGTCGTGCAACGAATCCAACGAATCTTACTAAAAAAAGAGCCGCTTGAAGAGCCGGAGAATATCAGCTTCTTACACGGCTCCATCGTGATCGCCGATGACCTGACCCCTGCCGACATGATCGTTATGCAACATCAAGGCATTGTCGGTTTTATCACCGAGTCAGGCGGTCCCCTATCACACACCGCCATTTTAGCGCGCAGTTTAGGCATTCCTGCCATCGTCGGTGTCCATCAAGCTAGACATTACATAAAAGACGGCGAAGAGGTGATTTTAAACGGCTACAGCGGCCTCATATTGGCCACACCCGACGACAAAGCCATCACTCATTTTCGCAGCCAACAACAAGCACAAGAGCAGCAGCGCCTGCAACTCAACGACCTCAAAGACGCCGACACCATTACCTTAGACGGCACTCCGGTTATTTTGCACGCCAATATCGAGAGCGCCCACGACATCGACGCTCTGCATGCCGTCAAGGCTCACGGCGTCGGTCTCTATCGCACCGAGTTTCTCTATCTGAATCGCAACGACATCCCCAGCGAAGAGGAGCACTACCAAAACTATCTGAACATTGTCACCGCTTTACAGGGCGCACCCTTGACCATTCGCACCGTGGATCTTGGCGCGGATAAAGAGATTCAAAGCGATAACGAACGCCCACTGGCACACAACCCTGCACTGGGGTTGCGAGGCATTCGGCGTTGTTTAAATGAACCCGCGCTGTTTATGCCCCAACTGCGCGCTATTTTACGTGCCTCCGCCAAGGGACCGGTCAAAATTTTGCTGCCAATGATCAGCAACCTGAGTGAAATTCACCAAAGTTTGGAGCTGCTGGAAGTCAGCAAACAGTCACTGCAATACAGTGGTCTGCCCTTCGACCCACAGATTGAAGTGGGAGCCATGATCGAAGTCCCCGCTGCCGCCATCTCAGCGCACGATTTTGCCCAAGCGGTGGATTTTCTCTCCATCGGCACCAACGACCTGATTCAATACACTTTAGCGATGGATCGCATCGACGACGAAGTTAACTACCTCTACGACCCATTGCACCCAGCGGTGCTAACCTTAATCAACCACGTTATTGAAGCGGGTAAAAGCGCCAAAATCCCCGTCTCTATGTGCGGTGAGATGGCGGGTGATCCTCGTTATGTGCGCCTGTTATTGAGCCTCGGCTTAAGAACATTCAGTATGCCACCCAACTCGGTGCTGGAGGTAAAACAAGTCATCAATAACAGTCACCTGGACAACCTAAAAGAGTCCGCGCAAGCAATACTGCATTGCAGTGAACCATTGCAACAAGCAACGCTGCTGCAACAACTGAATCTGGGCATTGAACCGCAAAGCTTTTACAGCCAAGCCGCACGCTAA
- the mgtE gene encoding magnesium transporter, whose protein sequence is MPDTQSQQSNQRLTDLSEILHSCSLQQAQRTMNALHPAEIASLLESLPLQQRELLWKMVDPNLGGQVLMKVGDEVRSTLLQDMETTEILAATEKLELDDLADFLQSLPNTLIQETLQGMDKQNRHRLETVLSFEEDSAGGLMDLDAITVRADVTLDVVLRYLRLKGNLPRHTDRLFVVNRYDTYLGVLSIRKLLTNDPDLMVADIMKTDVEAIHANRPATEVARLFEDHDLISAPVVDLDNKLIGRITVDDVMDVIREEAEHTLMSRAGLNNESDLFAPVIKSSQQRAIWLGLNLMTAFLASWVISLFEATLDQIVALAILMPIVASMGGIAGSQTLTLVIRGQALGHLGKNNTRSLLAKEVAVSLLNGCIWAVVVAAITFFWFQDLSIGLTIAAALIFNMFTSALAGVSIPILLSRFGIDPALAGSVILTTITDVIGFMAFLGLATLFLLP, encoded by the coding sequence ATGCCTGACACACAGAGCCAACAGAGCAACCAGCGTCTTACGGATCTAAGCGAAATTTTGCACAGTTGCAGTCTGCAACAGGCACAACGCACCATGAACGCCCTACATCCGGCGGAAATTGCCAGTTTGCTGGAGTCGTTGCCACTGCAACAACGTGAACTGTTATGGAAAATGGTTGACCCTAATCTCGGTGGCCAAGTCTTAATGAAGGTCGGTGACGAGGTTCGCTCAACTCTGCTGCAAGACATGGAAACCACCGAAATTCTGGCCGCCACGGAAAAACTGGAGCTGGACGATCTGGCGGATTTCCTCCAGTCGCTGCCCAACACCCTGATTCAAGAAACCCTGCAAGGAATGGATAAACAGAACCGTCACCGACTGGAGACGGTGCTCTCCTTTGAAGAGGACAGCGCGGGCGGTCTAATGGATCTGGACGCCATCACCGTGCGCGCCGATGTGACGCTGGATGTGGTGCTGCGTTACCTGCGTCTAAAAGGCAATCTACCCCGCCACACCGACCGCCTGTTTGTGGTCAATCGTTACGACACCTACCTCGGTGTGTTATCCATTCGTAAACTGCTCACCAACGACCCCGACTTAATGGTCGCCGACATCATGAAAACCGATGTGGAAGCCATTCATGCCAACCGGCCCGCCACGGAAGTGGCACGACTGTTTGAAGACCACGACCTGATCTCCGCACCGGTGGTGGATCTGGACAATAAGCTGATCGGTCGAATTACCGTCGATGATGTGATGGATGTGATTCGTGAGGAGGCGGAACACACCCTCATGAGTCGCGCAGGTCTCAACAATGAAAGCGATCTGTTTGCCCCCGTAATCAAAAGCAGTCAACAACGTGCCATCTGGCTCGGCCTCAATCTCATGACCGCGTTTCTCGCCTCTTGGGTTATTAGCCTATTTGAAGCGACTCTCGATCAGATCGTCGCCTTGGCCATCTTAATGCCCATTGTTGCCAGCATGGGCGGCATTGCCGGTTCTCAAACCCTGACACTGGTAATTCGCGGTCAAGCTTTAGGCCATCTAGGCAAAAACAACACCCGCTCACTGTTGGCCAAAGAGGTGGCGGTCAGTCTGCTCAATGGCTGCATTTGGGCGGTGGTGGTGGCCGCCATCACCTTTTTTTGGTTTCAAGACCTAAGCATTGGCTTAACCATTGCCGCCGCCTTGATCTTCAATATGTTCACCTCAGCATTGGCGGGGGTCAGCATCCCCATCTTGCTCAGCCGTTTTGGTATTGACCCCGCTCTGGCGGGCAGCGTCATTCTTACCACCATCACTGATGTGATTGGTTTTATGGCATTTCTCGGCTTGGCAACGCTGTTTTTACTGCCCTAA
- the pyk gene encoding pyruvate kinase — MKKNALLHWRRTKIIATLGPASNSEQSVTELLALGVNVVRLNMSHGDHDQHRVLFKRVRQVAARLMQPVAILMDLCGPKIRVGTFSEGSIELHEGESVRITTRKVCGESGLIPASYAKLHQEVAVGERILLDDGKLELHVERIEAQDIFCRVIYGGVLKDRKGMNLPDSELSVPAFTRKDRLDAALAAELGADYVALSFVRECSDVVHLKNHLKRLKADIPVIAKIEKPEAVENILAILQHSDGIMIARGDLGIELPAERIPLIQQELIYQARSHYKPVIVATQMLESMITSARATRAEVSDVASAAMSSADAVMLSGETAMGKYPLQAVQTMDRVLRETERHQWQSRQFGPGLNNVSDEQHFPLRTAVAHAVVSLAEDLKLQGLVIPTQSGTTARVLAAERPTAPLMGVCSSAIQQRRLSLLWGVVPMLASDAQCEDWSQLRELIANTYLLEGDGNTVLFVAGFSDDPQLNQPVMKVVHL, encoded by the coding sequence GTGAAAAAAAATGCCTTACTGCATTGGCGGCGAACCAAAATTATTGCCACCTTAGGCCCTGCAAGCAATTCAGAGCAGAGTGTGACCGAACTCTTGGCTTTGGGAGTGAATGTGGTGCGTTTGAATATGTCCCACGGTGATCATGATCAGCACCGTGTTCTGTTCAAACGAGTGCGGCAGGTGGCAGCGCGACTGATGCAGCCGGTGGCCATTTTAATGGATTTGTGTGGGCCTAAAATTCGGGTTGGGACATTTTCCGAAGGCAGCATTGAGCTGCATGAGGGAGAGAGTGTGAGGATCACCACGCGCAAGGTGTGTGGTGAGTCGGGTTTGATTCCCGCTTCGTACGCAAAATTGCATCAGGAGGTGGCCGTTGGCGAGCGCATTTTACTTGACGATGGCAAGTTGGAGTTGCACGTTGAGCGAATTGAAGCGCAGGATATTTTTTGTCGGGTTATTTATGGCGGTGTTTTAAAGGATCGTAAAGGCATGAACTTGCCCGATTCAGAATTGAGCGTACCGGCGTTTACGCGTAAAGACCGTCTTGATGCCGCTTTGGCAGCGGAGTTGGGGGCGGATTATGTGGCGCTTAGTTTTGTGCGCGAGTGCAGCGATGTGGTTCATCTTAAAAACCATCTCAAGCGCCTTAAAGCGGATATTCCAGTGATTGCCAAGATTGAGAAGCCGGAAGCGGTGGAGAACATATTGGCCATTTTGCAGCACAGTGACGGCATTATGATCGCCCGTGGTGACTTGGGTATTGAGCTGCCTGCTGAACGCATCCCTCTGATTCAACAAGAGCTGATTTATCAGGCACGCAGCCACTACAAGCCGGTGATCGTTGCCACACAGATGTTGGAGTCGATGATTACCTCAGCGCGTGCCACCCGAGCAGAAGTGAGCGATGTGGCCAGCGCGGCGATGTCGTCGGCGGATGCGGTGATGCTTTCAGGGGAGACGGCGATGGGAAAATACCCGTTGCAAGCGGTGCAGACCATGGATCGGGTGTTGCGTGAGACCGAGCGTCATCAATGGCAGAGTCGTCAATTTGGCCCTGGTTTGAATAACGTCAGTGATGAGCAACATTTTCCTTTGCGTACCGCAGTGGCGCATGCGGTGGTCTCTTTGGCTGAAGATTTGAAGTTACAGGGTTTGGTGATTCCAACTCAAAGTGGCACCACAGCCCGTGTTTTGGCCGCTGAACGTCCTACGGCACCCTTGATGGGGGTTTGTAGCAGTGCAATTCAGCAGCGGCGCTTGAGTTTGTTGTGGGGGGTGGTGCCGATGTTGGCCAGCGATGCGCAGTGTGAAGATTGGTCGCAGTTGCGTGAGTTGATCGCGAACACCTATCTGCTAGAGGGTGATGGCAATACCGTGCTGTTTGTGGCCGGTTTCAGTGATGACCCACAGTTAAATCAGCCGGTGATGAAGGTGGTTCATCTGTAG
- the aroQ gene encoding type II 3-dehydroquinate dehydratase, giving the protein MAKILLLHGPNLNLLGQREPGHYGSTGLETINKRLTDLAQQANVVLSAFQSNSEEKLINRIHAAGKEKVDFILFNPAAYTHTSVALRDALLAIDVPFIEIHLSNVYKREAFRHHSYFSDIAVGVISGLGVIGYECALNAALEQLSKPKN; this is encoded by the coding sequence ATGGCAAAAATTCTGCTTCTGCACGGCCCGAACCTAAACCTCCTCGGTCAGCGTGAACCCGGCCACTACGGATCCACCGGATTGGAAACCATCAATAAACGCCTCACTGACCTCGCTCAGCAGGCAAATGTTGTGTTGTCTGCCTTTCAAAGCAACAGCGAAGAGAAGCTGATCAACCGAATTCACGCCGCAGGAAAGGAAAAAGTGGACTTTATCCTCTTTAATCCTGCCGCCTACACCCACACCAGTGTGGCACTGCGCGACGCACTGCTGGCTATCGATGTTCCCTTTATCGAAATCCACCTCTCCAACGTCTACAAACGAGAGGCCTTTCGACACCACTCCTATTTCTCCGACATCGCGGTCGGGGTTATTTCAGGTCTGGGCGTCATCGGCTACGAATGCGCGCTAAACGCTGCCCTAGAGCAGCTCTCTAAACCAAAGAATTAA
- the accB gene encoding acetyl-CoA carboxylase biotin carboxyl carrier protein — protein MDIRKVKKLIELLEESGIAEIEIKEGEESVRISRQVNNMMAAPMQMAAPVAAAPVAAAPVAAAPAAVATEAESSPALPSGHAVESPMVGTFYRSSSPTSKAFVEVGQQVSVGETVCIIEAMKILNQIEADKAGTVKAILIENGEPVEFGEPLIIIE, from the coding sequence ATGGACATACGCAAAGTAAAAAAACTCATTGAACTGCTGGAAGAATCCGGCATTGCGGAGATCGAAATCAAAGAGGGCGAAGAGTCCGTTCGCATCAGCCGTCAGGTAAACAACATGATGGCCGCTCCCATGCAAATGGCCGCACCCGTTGCCGCCGCACCCGTTGCCGCCGCACCCGTTGCCGCCGCACCTGCTGCCGTAGCAACCGAAGCAGAAAGCAGCCCCGCGCTGCCTTCCGGCCACGCCGTTGAATCCCCCATGGTCGGCACCTTTTACCGCTCCTCTTCTCCCACCTCCAAAGCATTCGTGGAAGTGGGCCAACAGGTCAGCGTTGGTGAAACCGTCTGCATTATTGAGGCAATGAAAATCCTCAATCAGATTGAAGCGGACAAAGCCGGTACCGTTAAAGCCATTTTGATTGAAAATGGCGAGCCGGTTGAATTTGGCGAACCCCTCATCATCATCGAATAA
- the accC gene encoding acetyl-CoA carboxylase biotin carboxylase subunit yields MIEKVLIANRGEIALRILRACRELGIRTVAVYSTADRDLKHVRLADEAVCIGPPKSMDSYLNVPAIISAAEVTDSVAIHPGYGFLSENADFAERVTSSGFKFIGPSPEVIRIMGDKVAAIRQMKEAGVPCVPGSDGPLGEDGDENLRMARQIGYPVIIKASGGGGGRGMRVVHSEGSLLNSIALTKSEAAAAFNNDIVYMEKFLEHPRHVEFQVLSDQHGNAIHLCERDCSMQRRHQKVIEEAPAPGITPEMRAKIGERCAEACRTIGYEGAGTFEFLYENGEFFFIEMNTRIQVEHPVTEMITGIDIIKEQLYIASGEPLRIKQDEVKINGHAFECRINAEDPKTFMPSPGTIKQYHAPGGPGVRVDSHLYNGYTVPPHYDSMIGKLIVHGETRETALARMCGALSEVVIDGIKTNIPLHRDIVQDSAFRAGGTDIHYLEEKLRR; encoded by the coding sequence ATGATTGAAAAAGTCCTAATCGCCAACCGTGGCGAAATCGCGCTGCGAATTTTGCGTGCCTGCCGCGAACTCGGCATCCGCACCGTTGCGGTCTATTCCACTGCCGACCGCGACCTCAAGCACGTGCGCCTCGCCGACGAAGCGGTCTGCATCGGCCCACCCAAATCTATGGACAGCTATTTGAATGTCCCTGCGATCATCAGCGCAGCGGAAGTAACGGACAGCGTCGCCATTCACCCAGGTTACGGTTTTCTCTCAGAAAACGCCGATTTTGCCGAGCGCGTCACCTCCAGCGGCTTTAAATTCATCGGCCCCTCACCTGAAGTGATCCGCATTATGGGTGACAAAGTGGCGGCGATTCGGCAGATGAAAGAAGCGGGCGTTCCCTGTGTGCCAGGTTCCGATGGCCCCCTGGGTGAAGACGGCGATGAAAACCTGCGCATGGCACGTCAAATCGGCTATCCCGTCATCATCAAAGCCTCTGGCGGTGGCGGCGGTCGTGGTATGAGGGTCGTTCACAGCGAAGGCTCGCTGCTCAACTCCATCGCCCTGACCAAAAGCGAAGCGGCTGCGGCGTTCAATAACGACATCGTCTATATGGAGAAATTCCTCGAACACCCCCGCCATGTGGAATTCCAAGTGCTCTCCGATCAACACGGCAACGCCATTCACCTCTGCGAACGGGACTGCTCCATGCAGCGTCGCCACCAGAAAGTGATCGAAGAAGCCCCCGCACCGGGCATCACCCCCGAGATGCGCGCCAAAATTGGCGAACGCTGCGCCGAAGCCTGCCGCACCATCGGTTATGAAGGCGCAGGCACCTTTGAGTTTCTCTACGAAAACGGCGAATTTTTCTTTATCGAGATGAACACCCGCATACAAGTAGAACATCCGGTCACCGAGATGATCACCGGCATCGACATCATAAAAGAGCAGCTCTACATCGCCAGCGGTGAACCCCTGCGGATCAAACAAGACGAGGTCAAAATCAACGGCCACGCTTTTGAATGCCGCATCAACGCCGAAGATCCGAAAACCTTTATGCCCTCACCAGGCACCATAAAACAGTACCATGCCCCCGGCGGGCCTGGGGTGCGTGTCGATTCCCACCTCTACAACGGCTACACCGTCCCACCGCACTACGACTCCATGATCGGCAAACTGATCGTTCACGGTGAAACCCGTGAAACGGCACTGGCTCGCATGTGTGGCGCACTCAGCGAAGTGGTGATCGATGGCATCAAAACCAACATCCCTCTGCACCGCGACATCGTGCAAGATTCGGCTTTCCGTGCCGGTGGCACCGACATTCATTATCTGGAAGAGAAACTGCGCCGCTAA
- the prmA gene encoding 50S ribosomal protein L11 methyltransferase: MAWLQIALELEKQQLEQHEDALLNAGALSITYTDAADQPLLEPAPGETPIWQQVRLFGLFNDDTLPERILLQLCVELNLARPPAHQFELLEDRNWVRAWMDDYQPMQFGAQLWVCPTTLQPPNPNAVNLRLDPGLAFGTGTHPTTALCLSWLANADLEGKSVIDYGCGSGILAIAALLLGAKQAQATDIDPQALLATQSNAELNNVDSRLTCCLVEDFEAPKSDLVMANILAGPLTELAPRLAALCTSGGQIILSGLLAEQAEEVRSVYQPWFELSPTQQQGEWILLHGLRHHA, encoded by the coding sequence ATGGCTTGGTTACAGATCGCCCTCGAGCTGGAGAAACAACAGCTGGAACAGCACGAAGATGCTCTGCTCAATGCAGGCGCACTCTCCATCACCTACACCGATGCAGCGGATCAACCGCTGCTGGAACCGGCTCCTGGTGAAACCCCCATCTGGCAACAGGTGCGCCTGTTTGGTCTGTTCAACGACGACACCTTACCCGAACGGATTTTATTGCAGCTGTGTGTTGAGCTGAATCTGGCGCGTCCACCGGCACATCAATTTGAACTGCTGGAAGATCGCAACTGGGTGCGTGCGTGGATGGACGATTACCAACCGATGCAGTTTGGCGCTCAACTGTGGGTCTGCCCCACCACATTGCAACCGCCCAACCCGAATGCGGTCAATCTACGCCTCGATCCAGGTCTGGCCTTTGGTACCGGCACTCATCCCACTACCGCCCTCTGTTTAAGCTGGTTAGCCAACGCGGATTTAGAAGGCAAAAGTGTAATTGATTACGGCTGCGGTTCTGGCATTTTAGCCATTGCCGCGCTGCTATTGGGAGCCAAACAGGCTCAGGCCACCGACATCGACCCCCAAGCGCTGCTGGCCACGCAGAGCAACGCCGAGTTAAACAACGTTGACTCACGCCTCACCTGTTGTTTGGTGGAAGACTTTGAAGCGCCAAAAAGTGATCTGGTGATGGCCAATATTTTAGCCGGGCCACTGACCGAATTGGCTCCCCGTTTAGCTGCTCTGTGTACCTCAGGTGGCCAAATCATTCTCTCGGGGCTTTTGGCTGAACAAGCAGAAGAGGTACGAAGCGTCTACCAACCGTGGTTTGAACTCTCTCCCACCCAACAACAAGGGGAGTGGATCTTGCTGCACGGTCTGCGTCACCACGCTTAG
- a CDS encoding DUF3426 domain-containing protein: protein MFVRCSSCHTLFRITLDQLEAAEGRVRCGSCLTVFDAHETLQVFDDEPTQKSAEVDSKIKKHARKTKHQPEILQDRADIPSILRDDLQKQEQQRSLGRRLLRFSLTLLLLLVLLLALATQLFYFEREQLAQRPELRPLLEQLCHILECQLPPQRDLSKIELLERNVYSHPNIKGALIINATLINNANYPQPYPKLAISMANLRGQTLVGRVFKPTEYLPDQQPDKMPAGVEINIVLEVEDPGQNALTFELDFL from the coding sequence ATGTTTGTTCGCTGCTCCAGCTGCCACACACTGTTTCGCATCACCCTCGACCAATTGGAAGCGGCGGAGGGTCGGGTGCGCTGTGGCTCCTGTTTAACCGTGTTTGATGCCCACGAAACCTTGCAGGTGTTTGACGATGAGCCAACACAAAAAAGCGCAGAAGTGGACTCCAAGATAAAAAAACACGCGCGTAAAACAAAACATCAACCCGAAATCTTGCAAGATCGTGCCGATATTCCCAGCATTTTACGCGACGATCTCCAAAAACAAGAACAACAGCGCAGCCTTGGCCGTCGTCTGTTGCGTTTCAGTCTCACTCTGCTTTTGCTGCTCGTCTTGCTGCTGGCACTGGCCACACAACTGTTCTACTTTGAACGTGAGCAACTGGCACAACGTCCCGAACTGCGCCCCCTGTTAGAGCAACTTTGCCACATTCTAGAGTGCCAACTGCCACCGCAACGCGACCTCAGCAAAATCGAACTGCTGGAGCGCAACGTTTACTCTCACCCCAATATCAAAGGGGCATTAATCATCAATGCCACTTTAATTAACAACGCCAACTACCCCCAACCCTACCCTAAGCTGGCCATCAGCATGGCCAATTTACGTGGCCAAACTCTGGTTGGGCGAGTGTTCAAACCCACTGAATACCTCCCCGACCAACAGCCCGATAAGATGCCCGCTGGAGTCGAAATCAACATTGTCTTAGAGGTCGAAGATCCTGGCCAAAATGCGCTCACCTTCGAGTTGGATTTTCTGTAA
- the dusB gene encoding tRNA dihydrouridine synthase DusB yields the protein MLVMQIGNYTLKNNLILAPMAGVTDRPFRQLCRRFGAGLAVSEMTSANALLWNSKKTLQRIDFQGEEAPCSVQIAGGEPEMMAAAARFNAEHGAQIIDINMGCPAKKVCNKQAGSALLQNEPLVEEIIKAVVKAVDIPVTLKIRTGWDQEHRNALTIARIAEQNGIQALAIHGRTRADAYRGEAEYDTIAAVKQAISIPVIANGDIRSPEQAKMVLEKTQADAIMIGRAAQGRPWIFAEIEHFLKTGQTLAPRSDAEISAIFIEHLQQLYAFYGEHQGVRVARKHISWYCKHKPDSAAFRKNIYKIEESQCQIEQVKRFFSEPTRNPQVTA from the coding sequence ATCTTAGTTATGCAGATTGGCAATTACACACTGAAAAACAATCTGATCTTGGCTCCCATGGCCGGTGTCACAGATCGCCCCTTTCGACAGCTCTGCCGCCGTTTTGGAGCAGGTCTGGCGGTGTCAGAAATGACCTCCGCCAACGCTTTGTTGTGGAACAGTAAAAAAACCCTACAACGCATCGATTTTCAGGGCGAAGAAGCACCATGCAGCGTGCAAATTGCTGGGGGTGAACCTGAAATGATGGCCGCTGCGGCGCGTTTTAATGCCGAACATGGCGCACAGATCATCGACATCAATATGGGCTGCCCAGCGAAAAAAGTTTGCAATAAACAAGCAGGATCCGCTCTGCTGCAAAACGAACCACTGGTAGAAGAAATTATTAAAGCCGTCGTCAAAGCAGTGGATATTCCTGTCACGCTCAAAATTCGCACCGGCTGGGATCAAGAACACCGCAACGCCCTCACCATCGCCCGCATCGCTGAGCAAAATGGCATTCAAGCTCTGGCCATTCATGGCCGCACCCGCGCCGATGCCTATCGAGGCGAAGCCGAATACGACACCATTGCCGCCGTTAAACAAGCAATATCAATCCCCGTGATTGCCAACGGCGACATTCGCAGCCCCGAACAAGCCAAAATGGTGCTGGAAAAAACCCAAGCGGACGCCATTATGATCGGTCGCGCTGCACAAGGCCGACCTTGGATTTTTGCGGAAATCGAGCATTTTTTAAAAACAGGTCAAACCTTGGCACCTCGCAGCGATGCGGAAATCAGTGCCATTTTTATTGAGCACCTGCAACAGTTGTACGCGTTTTATGGCGAACATCAGGGGGTTCGCGTGGCGCGAAAACACATCAGCTGGTACTGCAAACACAAACCCGACAGTGCTGCGTTTCGAAAAAACATATATAAAATAGAAGAGAGTCAATGTCAGATCGAGCAGGTAAAACGTTTTTTTTCAGAGCCAACTCGCAACCCTCAGGTAACCGCATGA
- a CDS encoding helix-turn-helix domain-containing protein, which produces MNDADNPNQAPIESITPLKVCLQAELEHYFNALGDQHPSDLYKMVIGEAEQALLGIVMQRTRNNQSKAAEILNINRGTLRKKLKMYGLER; this is translated from the coding sequence ATGAATGATGCAGACAATCCCAATCAAGCTCCCATAGAATCCATCACCCCATTAAAAGTCTGCCTGCAAGCAGAACTGGAACACTACTTCAATGCTCTGGGTGATCAACACCCCAGTGATCTCTATAAAATGGTCATTGGTGAAGCAGAACAAGCGCTGTTGGGCATCGTCATGCAACGTACTCGCAATAACCAAAGCAAAGCCGCTGAGATCCTCAACATCAACCGTGGCACCTTGCGCAAAAAACTAAAAATGTACGGCTTAGAACGTTAA